The following DNA comes from Rhodanobacter sp. AS-Z3.
TGTGCGTAACCCAACACCGGCCGGCACAGCGCCAACGCCTCAACCACGGTTCGGCCAAACGATTCCGGCTTGTTCGACAACTGCAGTATCAAATCCGAGATCGCATAGATGTCACGGATGTCAGCCCGCGGCGGGGTCAGCACCACCTGTGAGGTCACCCCGCGCAAGCGGATCAGTTCCTGCAGTTCCGCGACGTAGGCTTCGCGGCCCGGTTCAATCACACCCAGCAACAACAGGCGTGCCTCGATGCCGCGACGCTTGAGGTCGGCCAGCAGCTCGATGGCATCGTGATGCCCTTTGAGGCGCGTGCCGCGGCCCGGCAAGGTCAACAAGGGAGCACCGGCCAATGCGGGAAATTCGGCAAAGAATGCCTGCTGCCAGGCATCGTCCGGGCGGTGGCCATAGGGGAACGCCTGCGGGTCAATGCCGCGCGGAATCACCCTGACCTTGCCCGGTTCGAGCCAGCGATAGTGACTGAGCACGTAATCGCGCATGGTCTGTGACACGGCCACCACCCGTTCGCCACGCAGCAGAATCGAGCTGTAGTGACCCGGCGAATTGAGTCCATGCACCGTTGTGACGAAATGCGGCCGGGGCTTCATGCCCTTGAGCGCCCACCAGCCCATCCATGCGGGCAAGCGCGAACGTGCATGCACGATGTCCGGCTTGATCTCGCGCAAAATTCGTCGCAAGGCACCCAGGTGACCCAGCGTGGCCAATGATTTGCGCCCCAGTTCCAGCGTGATGTGCTCGCTGCCTTCGGCCTGCAGCTGCTGTACCAGCCGGCCACCGGCTGAAATCACCACCGAACGGTGGCCGGCCTGAACCAGCGCACGAGCAATTTCCAGCGCAGATCGTTCCGCACCGCCGGAGCGCAGTGCGGGGATCAGCTGGACCACAGTCAGCAGCTTGGCAGGAACGGCAATGCTGGACATGAGTTCGGGGCTGGCAGCTTTCATGCTTGAAAGGCAAGCAAGAATAGTGCCTTAAAAAGCTGACGCAAGGCCGAAAGATCAGTCGCGAAGCACGTAATGTGCGCCACAGTAGGCACAGGTTGACTCGCCGCCATCGTCAACGATCGGCAGATAGACCCTGGGATGTGAATTCCACAACTCCATTCCCGGCATCGGGCAGGCCAGCGGCAGGTCCTTGCGCGTCACTTCGTAACGATTTTCGGCATTTGCCGGCACCAGAGGTGCCGCCGCTGAGCGGAGGGATGACATCAGTAAACTCCAGACTGGACATCAGGGCGCCGATGGTAGCAGGCTGCAGTCTTCTGTCGGGGGACAGCAGGGGCATTCAGGGAAAATTCGACACCGTTTCCAGCCACGCGGCGGTGACGGTGATTGTCGTGAATCGCGCGTACCCATCCACGGCCCGGCTGCTTGCGCCGGGTCCACTGCAACGGGCTCAGGAGTTGATCATGGATTTTGAGAAGATCGTTGAACGTGCCAAGGGCATTCTGACCACGCCAAGGACCGAATGGCCGGTGGCCGCCGCTGAACCAGCCACGGTGAACAGCCTGTTCACCAGCTACATCCTGATCATCGCTGCACTGCCGGCCATCGCCCAGTTCCTCAAGGGCAGCCTGATTGGCACCAGCGCATTCGGCATCACCGTGCGCAACTCGATTGGCGGCGGCATCACCCGGATGGTGCTGGGTTACCTCTTGTCACTGGTCGTCATCTATCTGGTTGCCCTGATCATCAACGCGCTGGCGCCCACTTTCGGCGGCCAGAAAAACATGGTGCAGGCGCTCAAGGCCGCCGCCTATTCCTGGACCGCCAGCTGGGTCGCCGGTGTCGCGGTCATCGTGCCCGCGCTGGGCTGGCTGATCGCGCTGGCCGGGTCCGTCTACGCCATCTACCTGCTCTACCTGGGCCTGCCGCAAACCATGAAGTGCCCGGCGGAAAAATCGGCCGGCTACACCGCGGTAAGCGTGATCATCGCGGTCGTGTTGAGCTGGGTGGTTGGCGCGATCCTCATTGGCGTAGTCGGTACCGCCGCCCTGAGCGGCGCCGCCATGGGCGGCATGCATGTCACCAACAGCAATGGTGACAAGGTCACCGTCGACGGCAACAGCGCTCTGGGCCAGTTGGCCGCGATGGGCCAGCGCGCCGAAGATGCCAGCAAGCAAATGGATCAGGCACAGAAGTCGGGTGACAAGGACGCACAGGCAGCGGCGATGGGCAAAATGATGGGCGCCATGGCCGGCGCCGACGGCAACGTCGAGGCGCTGCCACCTGACCAGATCAAGGCCTTCCTGCCTGACAGCCTGGGCAACCTCAAGCGCGGCAACTTGTCTGCCGAGCGGAACAAGGCAATGGGGATGCAGATCTCCCAGGCCAGCGCCGATTACTCGGACGGCAATGGCCAGCACATCAATCTGGAGGTTTCCGATACCGGCAGCGCCAAGGGCTTGATGTCCCTGGCCAGCGCCATGGCACCGGAGGAAGAGAAGCAGACCGACCACGGCTATGAAAAGACCTATAGCGCCGGCGGCAACCTGATCCACGAAGCATGGGACACGCAGTCGAAGTCCGGCGAATACAGCGTGATCGTGGGCAAGCGCTTCACGGTGAAGGCCGACGGCAATGTCGACAGCATCGACCAGCTGAAGCAGGCGGTTGGCAGTGTCGATCTGGGCAAGCTGGAATCGCTGAAAGATGCCGGCGTGAAATCGAACTGATCACCCCGTCAAATACAAAAAAAAGGCGCCGTCATCGGCGCGTTTTTTTGTGGCCGCGAAAGCTACTTCTTCGACGGCACCGAGCCTTCGGTGGTGATGCGAATGGTGATTTCATCACCAACATTCGGCACGTAAGCAGCTACCCCAAAGTCCGAGCGCTTGAGTGTGGCGGTGGCATCGAATCCGATCGACTGGCTCTTGCTCATAGGATGCGGGCCCACTTTGTTCAGCGTCGCGTCCAGCACCACCGGCCGGGTCACGCCATGCACAGTGAGGTTGCCGGTCACCTTGAACTTGTTGCCACCCAGCGGTTGCACCACGGTGCTCTTGAAGGTCACCACCGGGTATTTGTCGGCATCCAGAAAATCAGGCTTTTTCAGATGCTCGTCCAGTGCCGCCACATGGGTATCCAGCAAGGTCAGTGGCAAGCTGACATCGACGCTGGAATCGGCGGGGTGCTGCTCGTCGAACACCACGGTGCCCTCGCCCAGACCCAGGTCGGCGGTGGGATGGGAGTAGCCAAAGTGACTCCAGCTGAACAACACCATGGTGTGATGCGGGTCCAGTTGATAGGTCACCGGGGCCGCATGGGCCGACACAGCGGCTCCGAACAGTCCGGCAAAAATGAGGTATTTCAATGCACGCATGAGGATGACTCCTGCTGGGAAAAGATGGAAATCAGGCCATCGCACAAACCTGATCGAACGACAAATTACACTCGGGCGTGAGCACATTTCGGCTTGCTATTGATGGTCATGGGTCCACAACGACGACCTGATGACGACGCACCCAATGATGCGTTCGTTCGGTATCCTCTGTGAAACGATGTGCCATGCGCGGCGCCATCAAGTCAGTGTATAGGTACCCGCGCGCAGGCAGCCCGGCGGCAGGGAGAACATAGCGTGTCGATTCGAGAAACAATGGCTGGATGCCTGCACCCGTGCTGACCCGCAGCGAGGCATGCTGGGTGATCACCGACACGGCGGCGGGCAACCAGCGGCAGGCGCTGGCATTGGCCGAGCAACTGCACATGCCGGTGCGCCACCTCGTGCTGACGCCTCGCGCGCCCTGGTCATGGCTGGCACCGATGCTGGAACTCGGCGGGCAACTTTCACTGCCCGCCGACCAACGTTGTCTGTTTGTACCGCCATGGCCGACCGCCGCCGTTGGTTGTGGCCGCGCATCAGCACTGTTCACGCGCATGCTGCGCCGCTTGTCCCAGGGGCGCTGCTACACCGTGCAGATTCTTGATCCACGCATCGACCCCGCGCTGTGGGACATGGTGATTGCCCCCCGTCACGATGCACTCGTGGGCCCAAACGTGATGCGGCCGCTGGGCTCACTGAACCCGATCGACGACAGCTGGCTGGCCGACGGTCGCGCCGCCTTCGCGCACTATGCCGAGTTGGCGCAACCCCGGGTAGGCGTATTGCTGGGTGGTCCACGGCGCGGCATCGCCTGGGACGCAGACTACGCACGTCGCCTGGCCACCTTGTTGCTCGAACGTCAGCGCCAGCAAGGCGGCAGCCTGCTGGTACTGGCCTCACGACGCACACCACCGGCTTTGGTCGAGATTTTTCGCCAGGCCCTGCACGAGGTACCGGGTCTGGTCTGGGCCGGTGCTGCGGACGGCGACAATCCCTATGCCGGCGTACTCGGCTGGGCTGATCGACTGGTGGTCACGCCGGATTCGGTGAACATGCTCAGCGAGGCGTGTGCCGTCGGCTGTCCGGTACAAACCTTTGTTCCGCCAAAACCCCTGCCCACCCGACTGGCCCGATTCCACCGGGCGCTGCGTGAGTCCGGGCGATTGCGGGACCTCGATGACTCACCGCTGGTGCCATCGGTGCAGCCACTGCGCGAGACCGCTTCCATCGGAGCATTCCTGCGCCGACGGATCAGCGCAAGACCCGATCACTCATGACGCTGGAAGCATCCACTTGAGCTGGTTCGCGGCCAGCATAGTGTCAAGTTGCGGAGCCAGTGGATCGTGCAGGATCGCCTCTGCGAGCGGCGCGGTAACCAGCAACCCGACCGATCGATTACGCCCCAGGCTCTTGGCGCGATAAAGCGCAAAGTCAGCCAGTTCAACGGCAACATCAAACGTCGATTCATCGGCACGGGCTGCCAGCGGATGCATGCTGTACCCGATCGAGCAGGTCAGCCGGAGGATACCGCCACGGCCATTGTCAAACTTCTTTGCCGCGATGTCGCCGCGCAAGCGTTCCGCGATGACAAGCACGCCTTGCGCATCAATGTCCCGCAACAACAGCAGAAATTCCTCGCCACCCCAGCGCACCGTGATGTCACTTTCGCGGCGCGATGCGGAGAGCACCTCGCCCAGCTCACGCAGCACCGAATCACCGACCGCGTGGCCGTAGGTGTCGTTGATCTGCTTGAAGTAGTCGATGTCGATTTGCAACACGCCGATATGCGTATCAGGGGAAAGCAATGGCGGCAGCCGCGCCATCAGAAAGCGTCGGTTGGGCAGCCCGGTCAAGGTATCGGTATAGCTCTCCTGAGCAAGCGCAAGGTTGGTGACCCGTAGCCGCTCCAGTGCCCGCGACAATTCGACGGTGCGACGTTCAACCTGTTCCTCCAGCCACGCATTGCGACGGCGTTGCCGACGCATGCTCCAGCGGATCAGCAGGAACACCAGCAGACACAAGATCACCAGCGCCACCGCGCGTGTCACCAGGCGTTCATACCAGTAGGGGCTGATCTGGATGACGATAGCCGCTTCGGGCCCGTATCCCGCAGCGCCCGGCAGCATGGCGGCAACACGAAAACGGTAATTCCCCGCTGGCAAATGCGTGTAGAACGCCTCGCGGCGGAGGTCGGCATTCTGCCAATCCGTGTCATAGCCATCCAGCCGGTAACGGAACCGCAGCGTACCCACCGCCAAATGGGGTGCGGTGTAGCTGATGGTCAGGTCGCGCGCGCCCTCATCCAAGGTGAACGACTGGCCGGAGAACAGCTTGCCTTCGTGCTCGACAGACACCACGGCGGCCGCCGGCGTGATCGGCATGGCACCCACGGCTCGCGTGTCCAGTCGGAGAATGCCATCGGTGGTGCTGTACCAGATGTAGTCGCCATCAACCACGCTGCGCGTACTGGCACCACCGTTGCAACAGTGCAGGCTGGTCGTCGTGGTGACTCGTTCTTCGCCGGCAAGCCGTTGTGGCGAGACGCTGTGAACACGCGCATCCGACAACGGCAATTGCGACAGCGGCAGTCGCCACGCCCCCGCCACCGAGCCAGCGTAGAGATAGTCGCCGACCACGTTGAAGGTCCACACGTTGTCACTGGGCAGGCCGTCCTTCTGGCTGAGCATGCGCAGACGACCGTTGGTCATCACGCCGATCCCCGCGTCACCGGTAGCCACGCCGAGCACGCCGGGTTTCACGAAGTCCAGATACGAGACAAAACGGCCGTTCAGCGACTTTGCCCACGCCGGCTCAGTCAGCTTGCCGTCGTGCCATTCGCGCACGCCATCCTCGGTACCCAGATACAGATGATCGGGCGCCAGCGGCAGGATTGCGCGAATGGTGGCTGCCGCGGTCGATGCACCAGGATCGGCGCGACTCAATATACCCTGATGCCAGCGATACAAGCCGCCGGAAGTACCGATCCAGAAATCGTCGGCGGCGACTTCGCGAATATCGTCGATCCGCCAACTACGCAGCGCCGAGAAGGCTGCCGGCGTGACATCCCTGCCCTGCTCGAACACCGCAATGCCGGCGCGGGTACCTACCCATAGCCGATCTTGCTGGTCGTAACGCAACATATAGGCCGACGGATTGGGCAGCGCACTGCCTGAAATCAACGGATGGACATGTTCACCGTCAAAAACCTCCACACCGGAATTGGTGCCCAGCACGATCTGCCCTTGCGCTGATCGCAGCACACTCCAGACCAGCGGGTCTGTCACCCCATCCCGCAGCGAAACGCGCCGCGTCCAGCCATTCCAGACTCGATATATGCCGCGTGCATGCGTGCCTAGCCACAAGTTTCCGCCACGATCCTCGAACAGCGCCTGCACCCATGGGCGTTGCATGATGTCTTCCTCACCCACCCGCTCCACCGTGCCGTCGGGCAAACGTCGATACAGTGCTTCAACGGTACCGATCCACAACACCCCCTGGCGATCGGTGAGCAGACTCTCGATGGAGGTCGTGTCGAGGCCTTGCCCCAGTGCAGCAGGGACAAGACGGTCACCCTTCACGTGCATCAAGCCGACCTGCGTTCCCAGCCACAGCTGGCCACCCTGCATCGCGAGGTGACTGACGAACGCGTCTTGCTGCGCCGGGTCGGCACGAATGCAGTTCGACACTGCGGGGGAGCTACTGTCGTCGGCACGGCACACGCGCCCGGTGCCGCCTACCCATAACGACTGGCCATCACGCAACAGGCTGAAGGCGGCACCCGCATGACCATCCAGCGGCACGACGGTGCCGTGCTGCACACGGGCCAGACCATCGGAGGTGGCCAGCAGGGGCGTGCCATTACCTGCATCAATGATCGCGTTGACGGCCGGGCCGCCCAATGCGCTGAAGCGTCCATCCAGCTCGCGCAGCAACCCATGCGCGCCGCCAAACCACATGCCAGCTTTCGGATCAGCCCACGCTACGGAAAGCATGCTGGTGTCGACACCGGTGGTGGCGCGGTCGTACTTCACGAAAAGCGTACCGTCGAAGCGCGCCACCGCTATTTGCGTATTGATCCAGAGGAAACCGGCGCGGTCCTCGGCCATATCGAGCGCGGTGATCTGCGGAAGTCCCTGCTCAACGCTCCAGTGATCCAGAACATAGGAATGGAAAGGCTGCTGAGGGTTCATGGCCACCGCAGAAGACAGCCCGAACACGCAAAGCATCAGACCGAACGCGATCGCGAGCCATGCCGGTACCGCACCCTTCCGTGTCACCTGGTCGATCATCGTACGGCTGAACCCCACCCCGGTTTAGCACGATCTTGCATGTCTACGGGGCGGCGTACAAGCCTGCGCCGTCGAGCCTTCTTGCCGGATTCAGTCCGCAGGCTGGGCGGGTTGGCCAGCATCGCCGAAGCTGAAGCCCAACGCGTCGGTGACCTCGCGCACGCTGCCGCACAACTGCGCCAACGCCGGCTCGCGCGGCGCAATACGTGAGCGCAGGTCGAGCGTGCAAGCCAGCGCGCGCTGCAACAAGTCGGCGTGAGCCACCGCCAGGATCGCAGCCTGATTATTGCCCAGCAGGCCGGCAATCCGGCAAGCCTCGATCAGGCCGGCATTGGCGGTGACGCCCAGCAGCGCCGGCGTTTGGGCAGCATGCGCGAGCACCAGTCCCTGCAAGGCAAATTCGATATCAAGCAGACCACCGTGGCCTTGCTTCAGATCGAACTGCTGCTCGTCCGAACGATCACGCTCGGCCCGCCAGCGTTCACGCATGTTGCCGACCTCGGCCAAGACCGTGGCGCGTTCCCGCGGCACCGCCAGAACATCCCGCCGCACCACCGCGAGCTGGCCATTGAGACCCGCATCCCCAGCCACCGGGCGGGCGCGCAACAACGCCTGATGCTCCCACGTCCATGCGCGACTTTGCTGATACGCCACAAACGCTTCCAGGCTACCGACCAGCATGCCCTTGGAGCCATCCGGGCGCAGCCGCGTGTCGACTTCGTACAAACGCCCGCCGCGAGTCAGCACGGTCAGCCAGTTCATCGCCCGTTGCGCCAGCCGCTGGTACCAACGCGAACCTTCGATCGGCCGCGCGCCATCGCTCATCGCCTGCGCGCGGCGACCGTCGTAGACAAAGACCAGGTCCAGATCGGAGGCGAAGCCCAGCTCCTCGCCACCAAGGCTGCCGTAACCCAGTACGGAAAAGCCCGAACCCTCGCCGGGCAGACGACCGTGCTGGGCAACCAGTTCACGCTCGGCCAGACTCAGCACCGCACCCACCACCGACTCCGCCAGTGCCGCCAGTCGACGGGCGGTAGCAACGGCATCGGCGCGGCCATCGTTGAACGCCAGACCCAACCGGAACGCGGTGGATGCCTTGAACTCGTTGATTCGTTCCAGCTCCGCCTCGGCCTCGCGCTCCTCCAGCGTGCCCAGCACGCGGGCAATCTCGGCGGTGATGTCGGCACGCTTGAACGGCAGTTGATCGATGCGTGGATCAAGCACGTCGTCCAGCAGCAGCGGCTGGGCAATCACTCGTTCAGCCAGAAATGCGCTGTCGGCAAACAACCGCGCCAGCCGTCGGCGGGCCGCCGGCTGCTCTTCCAGCAAAGCCAGATACGAAGAGCGCCGCGCTACCGCCTGCATCAGCCGCACCAGCCGCAACAGACTGGACACCGGGGCGGTGGTCGCGCGCGCCGCCTCGAATAGCTGCGGCATCAAGTGATCGAGTCGTTCGCGCGACCGCGGCGACATGGCGCGCACCGAAGAGGCTTGCGGCAGTTTCAGCAACGCATCAACCAATTCAACTCCCGGCACGAAACCGGAGGCTTCGAGCAAGGCGCTTTCCAGTGACTCATCGCAGGCGTGCTGCCACAGTTGCAGATCGGCGATGGGTACGCTGGCAGAGCGCCCACCTTGCGGCATCAGTACCGCCGCGAATTCCTCGCTGACAATGGCGCGTTGCGTGGCCAGCGCTGCCTGCAAGCTGTCCCAGTCCGGATGATCCAGACTCAGCGCGATGCGCTCGCGACTCAGCGCATCCGCCGGAATGTCGTGGGTCTGCGCGTCGCGCAGCATCTGCACCCGGTTCTCGACCCGACGCAGCAGCACGTAGGCCTGGCGCAAGGCCTGCGCACGTGCGGCGGGAATATGGCCACGCGCTTCGCACGCCGTCAGTGCCGGCAACAGTCCGCGCACGCGCATCGATGGCTCGCGGCCCGCGCGGATCAACTGGGTCAACTGCACGATGAATTCAATCTCGCGGATGCCGCCCGGACCCAGCTTCAGGTTGTCCGCCAGGTCCTTGCGCGCCACTTCCGCATCGATCAGCGCCTTCATCTCGCGCAGGCCGGCGAAGGCGGTGTAATCAAGGTATTTACGATAGACAAACGGGCGCAACAATTCCTGCAGTTGCTTGCCGGCGCCGCGATCCCCCGCCACCGGGCGCGCCTTGATCCACGCGTAACGCTCCCAGTCACGTCCCTCGTTCTGGTAGTACTGCTCCATGGCGGCAAACGACAGCGCCAACCGGCCTGCCTTGCCAAATGGACGCAAGCGCATATCCACCCGCGCGCAGATGCCGTCCATGGTCGGTTCGTTGAGCAGACGAACCAGTTGACGGCCGAGTCGAACGAAGTATTCGCTGTTGTCCAGCGGTCGCGCGCCATCCGTCTGGCCACCTTGCGGGTAGGCAAAAACCAGGTCGATGTCCGAGGAGAAATTCAGCTCCGATCCACCCAGCTTGCCGAAACCAATCACCAGCAGGCGCTGCGGCTTGCCATCCGCATCGCGGCTGGAGCCATAGCGCTCGGCGAGCATGCGTTCGGACCAACCGAGCGCCTGCTCGATCAGCACCTCGTACAGCACGCTGGTGGCCGACAGTGTTTCCGGCAGATCATCCAGCCCGTTGGCGTCACGAAACACCAGCCGCAACGCCTCGGCATGGCGGAACCGCCGCAAAGCAACCATGCAACCTGCTTCATCGACGGGAAGCTTCAACGCATCGACCCGTGCACTGGCATCGCTGCCGGATCGCAGCCGCTCCAGTCCAGCCGGGGCCAGCAATTGCGGCTGACGACACCAGGTGTCGAAGGCGAAATCGCTGGCCAGCAGGGTGCGCCGGATACGCTCGGCGACGCCCGCATCGTCGTGCAGCGGCACGCCGGCTGCACGACAGCGACTGGCGAGTTCACCGTAACGATCATCAATCAGCGCGCGCAGCGCAGGGGTGGCCGGATGAGTCATTGTCGCATTGTGCCGCATGGCGGCCGACTGTCGGCAGTGCGTTCATCGCATGATCGTGCCTGATCAGGGCGCCACCCGCCTTTGACAGCGGCGGTGCACCCACTTGCTGTTCATCTCGATAGCATTACATTGGCGCGTCCCTACCATGACCGCCAAAGCAGGACTGCGATGTCAGCACCCTCCAAGCCTTCCCTTTCGCGCGGGCGACTTCTTGCCACGCGCACGATCCTGGTGCTGTTGCTTGCACTGGCTTTCGTGCTGCTGACTGGCTGGGTCGACGGCGGCGTCGGGGTGGTCCCGCTGCGTATTTTCGACCAGGCCCGTTTCCCGCTGGCCAACGCGTGGCCCGGCTTGCTGCTGGCACTGCTGTTGCTGGCCATCAGTCGCCGCGCATGGCTGTCGTTTGCGCTGGCGTTTCTGTTGCAGGGTTTGATCTACGCGGTGAACGCGCTGAAGGTGGCCAACCTCGGAACACCCTTGCTGCCGGATGATTTTCGCATTGTCGGCCAGCTGCACAAGGGTGGCATGCACCTGCTATCCGGCTACCTGCCGCACAGCCCATGGCCGTACCTCGGCGTGCTGGTTGCGGTGGTCGTGCTTGTCACCGCGTGGCGGCTGGAGCCGCCGCTGTTCGAGCGCCACCCACGACTGCCGCGCTTGCTTGGGGGCAGCCTGGCGGCGCTGGGCTTGATCAGCATGCTGGCCGGCGTTTCGACATGGACGAAAATCTACAACGCCAGGACGTTGTGGCTGGAGCCCTGGTCGGCCATCTCCACCACGACCCATTCCGGCCTGATCAGCTCGCTGATGATGTTCCATCTGCAGTACGGCAAGGCCGCACGCAAGCCGGACCGTGCCGCTGCCATGCAACTGATCAACCAATCCTTGCCGACCCTGCTGCAATCCATGCCGGCAACCACACCAGCTGCCGCGCTGCCCGATATCGTGGTGATACAGAGCGAGTCATTTTTCGACCCGACCATCATGCGCGGTTATGAGCGCAGCAATTTCGCGCCCAATCTGGCGCGGCTCGCCGCACATGGCACCAGCGGCAAACTGCATGTGCCCACGTTCGGTGGCGGCACCATTCGCACCGAGTTTGAATTCCTCACCGGCCTGTCGCTGCGCTATTTCGACAACCTGCAATTCCCGTATCTGCAAATGAGTCACAAGGCGCTGCCGGGGCTGGTGCGCACGTTGAGCCGGCACGGCTATGCCACGTTGGCGCTGCATGGCAATGACCCGGCGTTCTGGAATCGCACCACGGCCATGAAGGCGATTGGCTTCGATCAGTTTGTCTCGCAATCCTCGTTCCCGTCATCGGCAGTCAATGACGGCAAGTACATGGCCGACAGCGCCATGACCGACCAGGTCATGACGCTGCTCAAGGATCACGGGCCACCGCAGTTCATCTTCGCCATCAGCATCGAAGCGCATGGCCCTTACGATGTCGAGCCCACGCATGTCGCCGAGCGCGATGCCATTCCCGTACCTGACGGGATCACCGGCAGGGACAAGCTTGAGCTGCAGACTTACCTGTATCACCTGCAGCATGCCGATGCCGAACTGGGCCGGTTGGTGAAGCTGCTGGCGCAGCGCGAACGCCCCAGCGTGGTGGTTTTCTACGGCGATCATTTGCCGGCGCTGAGCAACAGCTACCATACCGCCGGCTTCGTCGACGGTGGTGACATGCTCGGTCAGGCCGGCGTGTGGCTGATGGTGGACCCCAAACAGCCGGCCCAACCCAGCCAGGTGGACACCGCCTCGTGGCTGCTGCCGGGCAAGCTGCTTGCACACATCGGCATTCACGATGATCCGTATTTCGCGCTGACCGAACTGGTCGGCCCGCAACTCGCCGCACTCACTGAAGCGCCCGGCGCGCCACCGCTCCCTGAGGGCGATCAACAGCAGCAGCTGGATAAAGCCATGGCCAGCATTGACCAGCTGCGCATGGATGGAAAGCTGGACAAGCTGTGGCCAGCGCCGTTGCAGGCAGCGGCGGCGCGTGACGATCAGCCACCACCGCAACCGACGAGTAACGCCGCGGGCGCCGCAGCGCACTAGGCGCAAGCATGACCGGCGCGGCGTTCTGACTGACGGCCATCTCGACTAACCCGGGAAGCCCGCATCCGGCCTTATGCCGCCGGTGGAGGTCGGGCTGTGCAGGCGTCAGGCGTCCGCGAAATCAGCGCGACTTCTTGAACGTCCTGGAGCAACCGCGCAGCCACTCCATGGCACCCAGCTGCTGCCACAAGGCCAGCGTTTCAGATCGATAAATCCACGCCTCGTCGTCTCCACCGATACTCACACCCCATTGAGCTCGCGCTGGCGGCTTGGGATTGGTCTTGAGCAGCCAGCTCAAGAGTTTGGGATACGCCTCCGCCGCCTTGGCCAACGCAGTTACGGCCAAACCAGCCTGCCCGGCAGCAAACAATGCCAGCGCATGGTTGTACTGCATCGCGGCGAAATCATCGGAGTAGCGCTCACACAGCGCCAAGGCGTCGGCGACGCGGCCCACGTGCAGGTAGCCGCGCACCAGGGAATGGCGGAAGCCCTGGTTGTCAGAGGGGTTGAGTACCAGTACCAGCCACTCCAGCCTGGCCAGTTCTGTTTCACCGAGCGATTCGCCCCCGTCGATCGCAATGCGATGGCCGATCAGGTTCAAGGCCGGGCGATTCTCCAGCCAGCCCCATTCAAGTCGCTTGTTCTGGGCATGATTCGCCGTCAGCACTTCGCGCAGCAATCGCTCGGCACGATCAAGCACGGGCAACACCACGGTATCGACGAGCAAGTCCATGCGCCACTCGCGCATGGTTTCAACGATGGTATCTAGCACCTCGA
Coding sequences within:
- a CDS encoding LTA synthase family protein, with translation MSAPSKPSLSRGRLLATRTILVLLLALAFVLLTGWVDGGVGVVPLRIFDQARFPLANAWPGLLLALLLLAISRRAWLSFALAFLLQGLIYAVNALKVANLGTPLLPDDFRIVGQLHKGGMHLLSGYLPHSPWPYLGVLVAVVVLVTAWRLEPPLFERHPRLPRLLGGSLAALGLISMLAGVSTWTKIYNARTLWLEPWSAISTTTHSGLISSLMMFHLQYGKAARKPDRAAAMQLINQSLPTLLQSMPATTPAAALPDIVVIQSESFFDPTIMRGYERSNFAPNLARLAAHGTSGKLHVPTFGGGTIRTEFEFLTGLSLRYFDNLQFPYLQMSHKALPGLVRTLSRHGYATLALHGNDPAFWNRTTAMKAIGFDQFVSQSSFPSSAVNDGKYMADSAMTDQVMTLLKDHGPPQFIFAISIEAHGPYDVEPTHVAERDAIPVPDGITGRDKLELQTYLYHLQHADAELGRLVKLLAQRERPSVVVFYGDHLPALSNSYHTAGFVDGGDMLGQAGVWLMVDPKQPAQPSQVDTASWLLPGKLLAHIGIHDDPYFALTELVGPQLAALTEAPGAPPLPEGDQQQQLDKAMASIDQLRMDGKLDKLWPAPLQAAAARDDQPPPQPTSNAAGAAAH